The Candidatus Schekmanbacteria bacterium genomic interval ACGCAAAGAAATTGCAAAGAGAGCTGCTGCTACTCGGTGGGATATTGGAGATAAAGAAAATCCAATAGCTATTAATGAAGGTGAACTACCATTTGGAGATATTACTCTTGACTGCTATGTCTTAAAAGATAGGCGACGACTATTTCATAAAAAAGCATTAGCAAAAGGCTTAGGCATGAAATCTGAAGGTGGCAATGTTTTTCTTAGAACTTTCAATAGTAAAGGACTGGGATCAGTAATCCCACAAGAAACACGCCAAAAACTTGATAATCCTATTGTTTTCAAGACGTTACGTGGTGATCTCGCACATGGATATGAAGCTTTAACACTTATCGAGGTATGTGATGCAATTTTTGAAGCAAAAAAACTTGGTATATTAAAACCAAATCAATATTTTTTAGCTATGCAAGCTGAAATAATAATAAGATCGTCTGCTAAAATTGGCATTATTGCCCTTGTCGATGAAGCAACAGGTTATATAAAAGATAAGAAAAAAGAAGAATACAGAGAGCTTTTCAAAGAATTTATACGGCAAGAATGTAGAGAATGGGAAAAAGAATTTCCAGATCAATTTTTTGATGTTCTTTATATGTTATATAATTTGCGGCGACTCTATAAAAATAAACATCCGCAGTTTTTTTCTAAATTTATAAGGAAATACGTTTATACGCCTCTTGCCAATAGTAATGGTGCTATCCTTGAAATGTTAGACGAAAAAAATCCTGTTATTTATAAAAGTGGAGGAAGAAAATACAAATTATTTCAATTTTTAACTGATCAGGTTGGGATTCCTGCATTCAGGGCACATCTTTGGCAAATTATTGGTATAGCAAATGCAACAAAAACAAAAAAAGCATTCGATAAAGGATTTTCGCAAGCATTTCCGCAGTCAGGAGAACAATTACCTTTATTTGATTTAGATTAAGGATTCTTATTTTTTAGATTTGTCCATCGTGCTTTAGCCGCTTTTTGTGCTATCTCTTTTCTTTTTTTTGCAGATAGTTTCTCAGCACGTGCTTTGCCGCCTTTTAATCCACCAAGACGACCGAGAGCGACAGCAGCAGGATTTTTTGCAGGAATTACCGGAGCGGATTCTTTCTTTTCTTCTGTTGTTTGATCAACTATATTCTTTGCCAGAGCATTTATATCTTGAGGTTGTTTTTGTTTCTTCATGCTTATCAATATAGCATGAGCGGACAAGCATTTCAAGGGGAGAGAATTTCAAACTGACCCACTACCACGACTTCAAATTGCTTGCTATTTTAGGATGAAGAGAGTAAAAAATAAATCCGTTTTCTGGGAGGAAATACCAGCAACTTGCTGTAATGAAGCAGATTTTTTTTAAAGAAAATTGGAGAAATAAATGTCAGGGAGACTGCCCCGCTGGCTTGTGAAAAGAGGGGTTGATATGAAGGAACTTCATGGAGTTAAAAAAATACTCCGTGAAAAAGGATTATCTACGGTCTGTGAAGAAGCACGCTGTCCTAATATTGGGGAGTGTTTTAAAAGACCTACTGCAACATTCATGATAATGGGCGATGTCTGCTCAAGACAGTGCTCTTTCTGCTCAGTAAACAAAGGCATTCCCTCCTCGCTTGACGCTGATGAGCCGGCAAAGGTTGCAATGGCTGTGGCAGAGCTGGAATTGAAATATGTAGTCATAACTTCTGTTACGCGCGATGATCTTGCTGACGGCGGAGCGGAGCATTTTGCTAAAACGGTTTTAGAAATAAGAAAATTACGCCCCGAGACAAAAGTAGAGATATTAATTCCGGATTTTAAAGGAAGCAGGGAAGCAATTAAAACGGTTTGCGATGCAAAGCCCTATGTTATAAACCACAACATTGAAACAGTGCCCCGTCTTTATTCTTCAGTAAGGCCCCAGGCTGATTACAGAGCTTCTCTTTCGGTTTTAAAAACTGTAAGGGAAAATTCTAGCGAGATAATAACTAAATCAGGGATAATGGTAGGCTTTGGAGAGGAATATGCTGAGGTTGTTGAAGTCATGAAAGACTTAAGGCAGGCAGGCTGCGAAATGCTGACCATCGGGCAGTATCTTACGCCAACGAAAGAGAGCATTCCTGTCAGCGAATTCATCCATCCCGAAGTTTTCAGGATGTACGAAGCGGAAGGGAAGAAGCTTGGATTCAGGTCAGTTGCATCCGGTCCTTTTGTCAGAAGTTCCTACATGGCTGACGAGCAATTCGGAAAGGAAAGCTGAAAATGGCAGAAGAGTTTCACAGGATAAAGAGACTTCCACCATATGCCTTTGCAATCATAGATGAGATAAAACTCAAATCAAGGCGAAGCGGTGAGGATATAATAGACCTTGGCATGGGTAATCCTGATCTGCCGACGCCTGCGCCTATTATTGAGAAGCTTAAGGAAGCAGTTGATAATCCAAAGAACCACAGATACTCTGTTTCAAGAGGAATATATAAACTCAGGCTTGCCATCGTTGACTGGTATAGACGCAAGTATGGAGTCACCATAGATGCCGACGCAGAAGCTATCGTCACAATCGGCGCAAAAGAAGGCTTGTCCCATCTTGCCCTTGCCGTGATTGAACCCGGCGACGTTGCCCTTGTGCCAAGCCCCACATACCCGATACATTCATTCTGCATTGTCATAGCCGGGGGAAACCTTAAGAGCGTAAAGCTTTCAAGGGATTCTGATTTTTTTGAAAATCTGCTTCAGGCTTATGAAGAAAGCTGGCCGCGTCCAAAGATAATAATAATAAGTTTTCCTCACAACCCTACAACAGTCACGGTTGATATTAGCTTCTTTGAGAAGGTCGTAGCATTTGCCAAGCAGCGGGACATTATTGTCATACACGATTTTGCATATGCAGACCTTACTTTTGGAGATTATAAGGCGCCAAGCTTTCTTCAGGTGCCGGGTGCAAAGGACGTCGGTGTCGAGATTTATACAATGTCAAAAAGCTACAGCATGCCCGGTTGGAGAGTTGGATTTTGCGTAGGCAACCACAGGATTATACAGGCGCTTGGAAGGCTCAAAAGCTATTTTGACTACGGCATGTTCCAGCCCATTCAGATCGCTGCAACAGTTGCCTTAAACGAGCTTCAGCATGTTTCTGAGGAAATAAGAGACATATACGAATCAAGATGCGATGCTTTGATTTCCGGTCTTAACAGAGCTGGATGGAAAGTAGAGAAACCTAAAGGGACTATGTTTGTATGGGCTGAGATACCTGAAGAATTCAGGAAACTTGGCTCAATGGAATTTTCAAAAAGATTGCTCACTGAAGGAAAAGTGGCAGTTTCTCCGGGTATTGGTTTTGGCCCTTACGGGGAAGGTAATGTGCGGTTTGCTCTTGTTGAGAATGAACATAGGATACGTCAGGCCGTAAGAGGTATAAAAAAGGTATTGAGCAAAGGAGCATAATCCAAAATTGCGGAGCTTCAAATGAGAAAGATTTATGCAGGATTGATTGGGTTTGGAACTGTAGGGAAGGGTGTTGTAAAGATCCTTAAACAGAACCATGACATTATTGAGAAAAAGCTTGGCGCTGAACTCGTGCTTAAAAGAATCGCAGACCTTGACATTAAATCTTCGCGCGGGATTGACATAGACAAATCAATGTTAACTGCCAATGCAAAGGAATTGATAGAAGACCCTGAAATTGAAATTATTGTTGAACTTATAGGAGGGATAAATCCTGCAAAAGAATTTATCCTCGGGGCACTCGGAAATGGCAAACATGTTGCAACTGCCAATAAGTCACTTCTTGCAAAGCACGGCGTTGAGATATTCGGGGCTGCTGTAAAAGCCGGGAAAAATATAGGATTTGAAGCAAGCGTTGGCGGAGTCATTCCTGTCATCAGGTCGCTGAAAGAGGGGTTTGCCGCCGATGAGGTGCAGTCCATTTACGGTATCATAAATGGAACATCGAATTATATACTGACCAAGATGACAGAAGAGGGGAAGGATTTCCCTTCAGCATTAAAAGAAGCGCAGGATAAAGGTTTTGCCGAGGCTGATCCGACTCTTGATATAGGCGGCGGCGATTCTGCCCATAAAATCGCTGTGCTTGGAGCTCTTGCATTCGGGACAAACATCCCTCTTGAAGAGATACACACTGAAGGGATTACCGACATTTCACCGCTTGATATAAAATACGCCTATGACCTAGGTTACAAAGTGAAGCTTCTTGCCATAGCCAAGAATATAGACGGCGAGATAGATATAAGGGTGAATCCGACAATGATCCCCTTTGATAATCCCCTTTCCAATGTGAATAATGAATATAATGCGATTTATATCGTAGGCAAGAATTCAGGAAGGACGATCCTTTTCGGCAAGGGCGCCGGGGAACTGCCCACCGCAGTGGCGGTTGTAGGCGACATGATAGAGATTGCAAGAGATATACTCTCCGGAGCTCAAAGCAGGATATCTCCGCTCTCATTCAAGCTTAACAATATAAGCAGAAAAAAGATAAAACCTGTAGATGAAATAACTTCAAGGTTTTACTTCCGCTTCAGTGTTGTTGACATGCCGGGAGTGCTTTCCAAGATATCAGGCATACTCGGAGATAATGGAATAAGCATTTCAACAGTAATCCAGAAGAACAAGGCGACAGACGGAAAGGTTTCGGTCGTGATAATGACTCATGATGCCATTGAGAAAGCAGTGAGAAAATCGCTTCAGGAGATTGACCGGCTTCCCATTGTCCTTGATTCAACTGTTTCTATCAGAGTTGAGGCTGAGTGAGGTTAGAGAAATGAAATATCTGATTGTATTAGGCGACGGGATGGCTGATGTTGCACTTCCTGAACTTGGCGGGAAAACCCCGCTTGAAGCAGCCAATATTCCCAATATGGATTTTATCGCAAAGAACGGGACAAGCGGAATGGCAAGGACGATTCCAGATGGGATGAACCCTGGAAGCGATGTGGCAAGCCTTTCCGTGCTCGGCTATAATCCCGCTGAAGTCTACACAGGGAGGGCTCCTCTTGAGGCTGCGAGCATAGGAGTTAATCTTTCTCCTAATGACACAGCATTAAGATGCAATCTCGTTACAATAGCTGACGGTAAAATGGACGACTACAGCGCCGGGCATATCGGGACCGATGAAGCATCCATTTTGATAAATGATATAAACAGCAAGCTTTCCGACTCAACCACTTCATTCTATCCTGGGAAAAGCTACCGCCACCTGATGGTCAGCAAAAGAAAGTTTAATGGGGTTAAGCTTGTTCCTCCCCATGATATATCGGGGCAGGCTGTTTCCGGCTACATGCCTGGCGGAGATGGCTCGGATGAGCTTAAGGTGATAATGGAGAAAGCATCTAAGATTTTAAAAGACCATGATGTGAACAGGAAAAGGATAGCAAGGGGAGATAAGCCTGCAACTGATATCTGGCTCTGGGGTGAAGGGACAAGGCCGGCAGTTTCTCCTTTTCGTGATAAGTATGGATTGGATGGCGCTGTGATAAGCGCTGTTGACCTTGTTAACGGCATAGGTATATATCTTGGATTTGAAGTGGTAAATGTTCCCGGTGCAACAGGATACATTGATACAAATTATGAAGGCAAAGCAGAGAATGCACTTAAGGCTTTAAAAAAAGTTGATATCGTTTATCTTCACATTGAGGCGCCTGATGAGACAGGCCATAATGGTGATTTGAAAAACAAGATCAAGTCCATGGAGGATATTGACTTAAAGGTCTTGAAAAGAATTATAGCTGAGATGCCGCAGTTTGGCGAGTACAGGATACTGGTTATGTCTGACCATCCGACACCTGTCAAACTCCGCACACATACGTCTGACCCTGTGAATTTCTCTCTTTATGGCACAGGTGTTAAAGCCAATGGAGCAAGTGCATTTTCTGAAAAAGAAGCTTTGAGTACGAAATTCTTTTTTAGCGATGGATACAAATTGATGGGATATTTTCTGGGCAAGAATGGGTGAGAAGAAATTAACTTGCAGAGAACAAAGAGAAATGCTCTGGAACTCTCTGTGATGACTATGATGATCTATCTGGAGGGATGATGAATGGCACTGATAGTTCAAAAGTACGGTGGAACGTCTGTAGGCGACACCGAAAGAATTAAGAATGTTGCAAAGAAGATTATAGAGTCGAAGAAGAAGGGAAATCAGGTTGTTGTTGTTGTATCAGCGATGTCAGGTGATACAGACCGTCTTATAGGTCTTGCTCACAAGATAACTGACCTTCCTAATGAAAGAGAGATGGATGTTCTCATGTCTTCCGGCGAAAGAGTATCTATTGCACTTGTGGCAATAGCAATCAGGAGTATGGGAGAAAAAGCAGTCTCCTTTACCGGCCGCCAGGTAGGAATGCTCACTGACAAAGTTCACACCAAGGCGCGTATAGAAAAGATAAATGCCGGGCGGATAAGGGCAGCGCTTGACAGCGGACACATAGCCATTGTTGCAGGCTTTCAGGGAATTACGGAAGAAGGGGATGTCACAACGCTTGGACGCGGCGGCTCAGACACATCGGCTGTTGCCATTGCCGCAGCGCTAAACGCAGATGTCTGCGAGATATATACTGATGTTGACGGAGTTTACACCGCTGACCCCAGGATAGTCCCGGGAGCAAGAAGGCTTGACAAGATATCCCATGAGGAAATGCTTGAGATGGCAAGCCTTGGAGCAAAGGTTTTGCAAATCAGGTCTGTTGAATTCGCAATGAAATATAATGTTCCTCTTTATGTATTATCGAGTTTTGCTGAAGGAGGAGGCACACTTGTCACTATGGAGGATGAAACGATGGAACAGGTTTTGGTCACTGGAGTTACACTTGCCCGCGATGATGCAAAAGTATCTATAAGAAGAGTTCCGGACCGGCCGGGTATAGCAGCATCAATATTTAAACCGCTCGCTGATGCAAGCATCGTGGTTGACATGATAATCCAGAACGTAAGCAAAGACGGTTTTACGGATATAACTTTTACGGTCAACAAGGCTGACTGCAAGAAGGCGTTGAAGATCATGGAGCCGATAGTAAAATCTATTGGAGCTGCTGAACTCAATACAGATGAGAATATATCGAAAGTATCTATCATAGGCGCCGGGATGAGGAACCACGCAGGCGTTGCATCGAAGATGTTCGAATCGCTTTCAAAAGACGGTATCAATATCCAGATGATAAGCACCTCGGAAATCAAGATATCCTGTATCGTGGAGGCAAAGTACGGTGAGCTTGCAGTAAGGATTCTCCATGATGCCTTTGCTCTTGATAAGATAAACAGATAACAGGCAGCATTAAATAGAAAATTCGAAAACGCATGTTTTAAGGTGCGCAATTAATATGTGAGGAATATGCCGTGATCAAAGTTAAAAGAGCACTGATAAGTGTTTCTGATAAAAAAGGGATAGTGGATTTTGCAAAGGGATTAAATGAACTCGGCGTTGAAATAATATCAACCGGCGGCACTGCGCGCTCAATGAGCGAGAGCGGGATAAAAGTGCAGGAGATATCTGATTTTACAGGGTTCCCGGAGATGCTCTCGGGGAGGGTGAAGACTTTACATCCTCTTGTACATGGAGGCATCCTTGCCATAAGAGATGACGAGACCCACATAAAACAGGTTGAAGAGCACGGCATAAAATACATAGACATGGTTGTTGTAAACCTCTACCCTTTTGAGGCTACAACAGCAGATGAGAACTGCCCGCTTCCACATGCCATTGAGAACATAGATATAGGCGGACCGGGGATGATCAGGTCTGCCGGGAAAAACCACAGGTTCGTGGCCGTAGTGGTAAACCCTGATGACTATGCGAGCATCCTTGCAGAATTAAAGGGAAATAACGGCGCCCTTAAAGAAGAAACCTGCTTTGATCTTGCAGCCAAGGCTTTCTCACACACAGCAAGATATGACTCTGTGATTTCAGCTTACTTCAATGCAAGGAGGTCTTACAAAGAAGGAGAATTCCTTGCCGGCGAGTTTGCAGTAGGAGTGAGGAAGGTGCAGGAGCTGCGTTACGGGGAAAATCCCCATCAGCGGGGAGCATTCTTCAGGGTCGGAGGCGAAGACGGCGGAGTTGCCGACATGAAGCAGCTTCACGGGAAGGAGCTTTCATTTAACAACATCATAGATGCTGACGGCGCATTAAATGTTGCACTTGATTTTGATGGGATAGGCTGTGCGATAATAAAACACACGAATCCGTGCGGTGCAGCTCTTTCAAAGATATCTGTAAAAGATGCATATCTCAAGGCTTATGCCACTGATCCGGTATCTGCCTTTGGTGGGATAATCGCCATAAACAGACAGATTGACTCTGATGCAGCGCAGGAGATATCAAAGCTTTTTGTCGAAGCCATCATTGCTCCTGCTTTTTCTGATGAGGCATTGAAGATACTCACTGCAAAGAAGAATATCAGGCTTCTTACTCTTGATTTTGACAGGGCAAGAACAAAGAGAGCTGGCATGCTCGATATAAAGAGGGTATTAGGCGGGCTTGTCATGCAGGAACGCGATGTTGCTGACCTTGACAAAAACACGATTAAGATCCCGACAAAGAGAAAACCCACAAATGATGAGCTTGATGCGCTCCTCTTCGGATGGAAGATCGCAAAGCATGTAAAATCAAATGCCATAATATTTGCAAATAAAGACCAGCTCGTAGGTGTCGGCGCCGGACAGATGAGCCGTGTTGATTCCGTGAAGATCGCAAGGATGAAGGCACAGCTTCCAACCAAGGGAACAGCGCTCGCATCAGATGCATTCTTTCCTTTCAGGGACGGGATTGATGCGGCGGCTGAAGCCGGTATAACATCCGTAATCCAGCCCGGCGGTTCGGTAAAAGACGAGGAAGTCATTGCTGCATGCGATGAGCATGGGATTGCCATGGTGTTTACAGGAATCAGGCATTTTAAGCACTGATTTATAAAACCAACATTTGGTATAATACTCTGCTATTGGAGCATCTGCTCCGCATGATGTTCTTTTTTGCGTCTGCTGGCAAAATCTTGTGTTTTCTGAACTGAATAAAATTAATCGAGGGGAAATAAATGGATTTGAAAGTCTTCTTCACAGTCTTTTCCACCATATTCATAGCTGAGATAGCTGATAAAACGCAGATTGCGACTATGCTCTATGCCTCTGAAAATGAGCACAGCAAACTGACAATATTTATCGGTGCAGCCTGTGCCCTTGCTGTTACTTCTGCGATCGGTGTATTTGCAGGGAGTGTCCTTTCAAGCTTTATAAATGAAAAGGTAATGTCAAAAGTAGCAGGCATTGCATTTGTCATTATAGGGGCTTGGTCGTTCTTCCGGGGATAAATCGCAGAGATTATTTTGAAGAAGTTTTACTTTTCCCCGGCTCCCCTGAAAACATAGAACCTGCTGCCCAGCTTTTTCTGGAAGTTGTCAAGGTAGATGTAGATTACAGGAGTGATGTAAAGAGTTATTATCTGGGAAAAGAGCAACCCTCCAACTACGGCAAGACCTAATGGGCGGCGGGTTTCCGCCCCGGCGCCAAAGCCAAGAGCTATGGGAAGTGTTGCCATTAAAGCTGCCATGGTTGTCATCATTATTGGACGGAACCTTATGAGGCATCCCTGATAAATGGCTTCTTCCGCGCTTTTCCCCTCTTTTCTTTCCGCTTCAAGTGCAAAGTCTATCATCATGATGGCATTTTTCTTAACGATTCCTATGAGCATTATTATTCCTACAAAAGCGTAAAGATTTAGTTCAACGCCGAAAAGCATGAGTGTAAGAAGTGCGCCAAGTCCTGCTGACGGAAGCCCCGAGAGAATAGTCAGAGGATGTATGAAGCTTTCATAGAGTATACCGAGCACGATGTAGATCACGATTATAGCCATAAGAAGGAGAAACCAGAACCCCCGCATTGATGATTCAAATGCCTGCGCTGTTCCCTGAAAACTTCTGCTTATTGTCGGTGGAAGCGTGACATCAGCTAATTTATGTACCTCGTCAACGGCATAGCCAAGAGGTATTCCCGGTTTAAGGTTAAAAGAGATTGTGACAGATGGAAGTTGTCCCAGGTGGTTTACGGAAAGCGGGCCAACATTTTTTGTTATTTTTGCAACAGCGCTTAATGGAATAAGCTCTCCTGATGATGAACGTATGTATAGGAGAGACAAAACTGAAGGATTAGTCTGATACTTAGGTTCAAGCTCAGTTATTACTCTGTACTGGTTTGAGGATGCAAGTATGGTTGATACCTGGCGGGCGCCGTATGAATAGTAAAGGGCATCTTCTATCTGCTCTGCTGTGACACCAAGGGTTGATGCCTTGTCCCTGTTGATCTCGACATTTACCTGCGGGTTTTTGATCTGTAAATCGCTTGTTACATCCTGAAGCCCCGGGATCAAACGAATTTTGTCTTCGAGGATCGGAGTATAGGAATAAAGCTCTTCGATGTTTGGTCCCTGCAAAGTAAATTGGTACTGGCTTTTTGTAAGCTGTCCTCCAAAGCGGACTGTGGGAAGATTCTGCATGAAAATCCTGAGCCCCGGGACATCTGCTGTTTTTATCCGAAGGTCCTGTATGATATCATCCACTGTGCGCTTGCGCTGGGAGCGGTCTTTGAGATAAATAAAGATACGCCCTGAGTTTCCGGCAAGGTTAGGCCCTCCGGAACCAACGCTTGACATGAATGAGCGGACATCTTTGTCTGTTTTTACTATATCAGCCATCTGCTTCTGGTGTTGTGCTATGGATTCAAAGGATATTCCCTGCGCACCTTCGGTAAAACAAAAGATCATCCCCGTGTCTTCGCTCGGGAAAAATCCCTTTGGAATGGCACCGAAAAGGTAGATTGTTAAAATAAGAATAATAAGTGATACTGCCAGTGTTGTTCTCCGGTGTTTTATAGCTGTTTTCAAAGTATTGTCATAGAGACTGAACAAGGCATTAAAAAACCGTTCGGAGAGTTCGTAAATGCCGCTGTGTTTTTCCTCTTTCTTTTCTTTTAGAAACCTGCTGCAAAGCATCGGGGTGAGGCTTAATGAAACAAAACCTGATACAAGAATCGACAATCCGATGGTAACAGCGAACTCGTGCAAAAGCTTTCCTATAAGCCCTCCCATAAAGAGTACAGGGATGAAAACTGCTACAAGGGAAAGAGTCATTGAAAGTATTGTGAAGCTTATCTCCCTGGAACCGTTAAGGGCGGCTTCATACACGCTTTCTCCCTGTTCCATGTGGCGGACTATGTTTTCAAGCATGACTATGGCATCATCCACTACAAATCCGACCGAAAGGGTAAGCGCCATCAGCGAGAGGTTGTCTAAAGAATAATTAAAAAGATACATGAAGGAAAATGTTCCCACAACAGACATCGGGAGCGCCATGCTGGGAATAAAAGTTGAAGAAAGATTTCTGAGAAAAAGGAATATAACGAGCACGACAAGGCAGAGCGCGATAAAAAGGGTGTTCTTCACATCGTTTACTGAGTCCCGTATTGAGACAGAACGGTCATATATTACATTCATATCTATTGAGGCCGGCATCTGCTCGCGGAATGAGGGGAAGAGCTTTTTTATGGAATCCACGATTTCAACGGTGTTTGTTCCGGGCTGACGCAACACGGCAAGGATGATAGCCCTGTCATCAACGTACCAGCTCGCAATTTTATCGTTTTCAGTGCTGTCTATTACCCGTCCTACATCTTTTAGCCTTACCGGTGCGCCGTTGCGGTAAGCTACTATCAAAGGCTCGTAAGCCTTGGCGTTATTTAACTGCCCGGTCGCCTTTATGGTGAATGCCTGCTTGGAACCCCAGAGAGTTCCTGTGGGCAGATTTACATTGCCGCGTCGTATCGCATTTGCGACCTCATCGATTCCTATTCCCTTCGTGGCAAGGGCAGAAGGGTTAATCTGTGCCCTTACCGCATATTTTTGGGCTCCGTATATCTGTACCTGCGCAACTCCGCTTACCATTGAAATGCGCTGTCCTATAAATGTATCAGCATATTCATTTACAACGTAAAGGGGCTGTGTTGCTGAACTAAGGGCAAGAAAAAGGACCGGCTGATCTGCAGGGTTTACTTTTGAATATGATGGCGGACTTGGCATGTCCTGCGGGAGCTGCGATGCTGCTTTTGTAATTGCAGCCTGCACATCCTGTGCGGCTGCATCTATGTTGCGGTCGAGATCGAACTGAAGGGTCACCTGTGTGGAGCCCAGCGAGTTAGTGGAATTCATTGTACTTAAACCGGCAATCGTTGAAAACTGACGCTCAAGCGGAGTGGCGACTGCGGCTGCCATTGTGTCGGGGTTTGCGCCGGGAAGACTTGCTGATACTAATATTGTCGGGAAATCGACGTTGGGCAGATCGCTTACCGGAAGACGCTGATAAGAGATGAAGCCAAAGAAAAGTATAGCGAGCATGACAAGCGTTGTCATGACAGGACGCTTTATAAAAATTTCTGCAATGTTCATGGCTGGTTTTGCGGCGTTGCGGAGGAGCTTTTTATTTGGACTTTTGTACCGGGAAGAAGCTGAAGCTGTCCGTCTGTTACAACCGTTTCTCCTGCAGAAATGCCGTTTCCGATTAGAGACTCATTACCGGTCGTACGAATTACTTTTACAGGACGCGAGTCAACCGTCATGTCCGGTTTGACTACAAAAACATATTCTCCCTTCTGGCCTGATTGGACTGATTCTGACGGAATGACTATGGCGTTTTTCTCTGTTGAAAGGACAAGTGTTGTGTTGACGAACTGTCCGGGCCAGAGACTCTTTGCAGGATTCTCAAATGTTCCCTTAAGACGTATAGTTCCCGTAGCAGTATCAACGGCATTATCTATAAATGTAAGTTCACCTTCCTCAGGTGTTTGCCCATCATTAGGAATTAAAGCCTCAACCTTTAACGTTCCTGAAGATATGTTTTTCTTTATCGCGGACAGATTCTGTTCAGGTACCGAAAAAGTAACAAGTATCGGGGAAATCTTGTTAATGGTGACAAGCGAGGTATCATTGACCTTGACTATGTTTCCTGCCTTGACGTCAAGGTTGCCTGTCCGGCCTTCAATCGGGGAATAAATCGAGCAGTAACCTAGCAGTATTTTTGCATTGTCGATTGTTGCCCTGTCGGATTGAACTGATGCTTCCAGCATTTCCCTGTTTGTACGTGAACTGTCGTAGTTTTCCCTGGCTATGAACCCTTTTTCGAATAATGATTTATAGCGCTCTTCTTCTGTTGCTGAATTTTGAAGCTGTGCCTTGTCTTTTGCAAGATTGGCTTCAGCCTGATTAAGGGCTGCTTTAAAAGGACGAGGGTCTATTGAGAAAAGAAGAGCACCTTTTTTTACATCATCCCCTTCTTTAAAGTGGACAGTCATCAGCTCTCCGCTGACCAGTGTTTTTATTGTTACGGATGAGATTGTTTCTACTGTTCCTATGGCATTTATTGTGACCGGGACATCTTTTGAAACTGCCTTTGCGACTGTCACAGCGACTATTCTCTGTCTGTTTGTTTCATCTTTTGTTTTTGATGAACAGCCCGTGAAAAATAATACTGACAGAACCCCAAAACATGCAATTAATAATAAAAAGGCAGAATGATGTTTTCTGAGATTATTGATGTATATAAAATGACCAGATCTTGATTGCATGGTTTTAACCTCCTCACCAGAATTCATAACGTCCGGAAGCTATCACAAAAACGCCTAAAAGAAAATTAGTAATCGCATGGGCAGCTATACAATCTGAAAGTTCGCGTCTGTGGTATAATACGACATTGTATATTGCTCCTGCTATTATGCCTACAAGCCATTGGCTGTGCTCGGAGCCAAAAAGCAAAGAACTTATTATAAATGAAGTCCATGTGAAAGTTCCGAACTTTACCTTCAGAAAATCAACATTTATGATAAAGCGAAGGACAAAAGAACGCCAGAAAAGCTCTTCCATTACGGGTACTACTATAACGCTCCCTATCATCCG includes:
- a CDS encoding efflux RND transporter periplasmic adaptor subunit, giving the protein MQSRSGHFIYINNLRKHHSAFLLLIACFGVLSVLFFTGCSSKTKDETNRQRIVAVTVAKAVSKDVPVTINAIGTVETISSVTIKTLVSGELMTVHFKEGDDVKKGALLFSIDPRPFKAALNQAEANLAKDKAQLQNSATEEERYKSLFEKGFIARENYDSSRTNREMLEASVQSDRATIDNAKILLGYCSIYSPIEGRTGNLDVKAGNIVKVNDTSLVTINKISPILVTFSVPEQNLSAIKKNISSGTLKVEALIPNDGQTPEEGELTFIDNAVDTATGTIRLKGTFENPAKSLWPGQFVNTTLVLSTEKNAIVIPSESVQSGQKGEYVFVVKPDMTVDSRPVKVIRTTGNESLIGNGISAGETVVTDGQLQLLPGTKVQIKSSSATPQNQP